CTATCTATCATAACAAGTCAATTGCGGCCAGATGCGTCAAGACGGTATGTTTACTGGTCTCTTTATCCAAATCCCCTTATAATTAGCAGGTGCATCGCAAAACCCTAGCCCTATTAATAAACTTACTGCCAAAGTCCCCTTTCTCTTTATTAACGGAACTAGTGCTCTGCACCGTTCCGACCTTTTTTGTGTCGACATCACTCGCAAAACTTTGTTTTGCAGGATGTCTAATACTAAGCAGCCTTATTAGCCCAGTAGCTGCAAACCCAAGCAAGCTCTATTTTCCGATTGCAAAAGAAGATGTGCAAAACAAAACTCAAACTGAACTTGCTTCTGAAGCAATAATTGATATTGTCGCCGATGAAGTTAGTTACGATCAAGAAAAAACATTTTATGAAGCAAGCGGCAATGCTGAGACTTATCTCAGTTCACGTAAAGCCAAACTTTTTGCAGACTATATTAGTTACGACACTCAAGCCAAAATACTTGAAGCCACAGGCAATGTTAAAATGGTACAAGCAACTGATGCCAGCATTCTTGAAGAGCTGCGCTATGACGACGAGCTACCTGCTGGCACAGACACAATTTATGGTAACTATATTTCTTTCAATGTTGGGACTAGCGAATATAAGCTAACAGAACCAAGACTTTACGCCAATGGCATCAAGATGCTAGCGCGCGAACTCAAATCAAAATACCATACCAAACAAGAAGGCAAGAAGTCCCAAAACATCCTCAACTTCAATCAAGGAACAGTGGCGCTCGATGAACCAATCTCAGTTTATTCTCACGCTACAAGAGTCAGAACTCGATATGGCTTCGATCAACGCCGCCAAGCAATGCGCCGACAAGTAGACTGGAACGACGTTTCAGACAAAAAAACTGTTCGCTATACAGCTAAAGAGGTTTACTACGACAATACTCGCAAAACTAACAACCTCAAAATCAAAGGCGCACGTTTGTGGATCGGTGAACATCTTAGTATCCCATCACCAGTCCATATTACAACAACAGTAGGTGAAGCAGGCAATACTAAATTCAAAGGACCAATTATTGGTACCAATGAGCGGATCGGTGGTTTTGCAATGGGTCCAAGATTTTTTTATGAAACAAAGCCGGGTGTTTTTTCAATTGTGCCTCTAGTGCAAATTGGTAACGGACCAGAAGTATCTTTTGGTGCAATTGGTTCTTTCAATACACCAGGCGACACGACCTCATTGATGGCAGGTTACGGACAACTTGAAGAGCGCTTTATTCTAAATGCTCACCAAAATATATGGCATAGATACCTTCAAGTAGATGCTTTAGTAAACCAATTCAAACGTAACAGTGTCTTTGGAACCAGCCAAGTAGGACAGCTCTACGATCTCTCTAGTGACTTCAGACTCAAACTTCCTTTTATGGATGACAGAGGTATGCGCATTCGCTCAGCAGCCGGTTGGGCAAGTGACAACAACGATCTCTTTAGTGAAGAGCGTAGGGAGCAACTCGCTGAAGAACGTGGAGCTGGTGGACTTGGCAAAGAGCATAGTGGTTACAGAATAGAATTTGAAACTGATTTTTATACCAAACCTATTTGGCGTTATGGAAACGAAAAATACAACTTTAGTGTGCGAGGAAGATCGCAAGCTGCTCTTAGATTCTATGATACTGGAGACAGCTTGCAAGTAGCTCGTTTCGGTCCTGCTTTTGAAACTAGATTTGACAATCTCAAATTTGAACTTGCTTATTTATTTGCAGCCATCGGAGGCAGTTCACCGTTTTTGTTTGATCAATTCGTTGATGGTTTCCAAGCAGTAATTCTTGATGGTGATTATGAAGTCAATAAATGGTTCAGTATCGGTACCTTGCTTACCTACAGCTTGGACAAAGAACGTTTTACCAATAATCAAATCAGAACAGAGTTTGGAGCAGAGGACTTCAAGATGCGCGTAAGTTACGATACCATTCGTAATCAAATTGGACTTGGCTTCAATGTGATCTTTGGTGATACTATTGATTTTGATAAGTTGAGGGTTAAGATTTAAATCCACAAACTTGTCATTGCGAGCTTTAGCGAAGTAATCGAGAGCTCTATTTATAGCTGAAACCACCCAAAATACAGCTAAATTAAAGATTTTTAAACAAATAATCACACAAACTTGTCAAAAAACAATACGTCTATACCTTGTATATGCATCATTCAAGGAAGT
Above is a window of Cyanobacteriota bacterium DNA encoding:
- a CDS encoding DUF3769 domain-containing protein, producing the protein MSTSLAKLCFAGCLILSSLISPVAANPSKLYFPIAKEDVQNKTQTELASEAIIDIVADEVSYDQEKTFYEASGNAETYLSSRKAKLFADYISYDTQAKILEATGNVKMVQATDASILEELRYDDELPAGTDTIYGNYISFNVGTSEYKLTEPRLYANGIKMLARELKSKYHTKQEGKKSQNILNFNQGTVALDEPISVYSHATRVRTRYGFDQRRQAMRRQVDWNDVSDKKTVRYTAKEVYYDNTRKTNNLKIKGARLWIGEHLSIPSPVHITTTVGEAGNTKFKGPIIGTNERIGGFAMGPRFFYETKPGVFSIVPLVQIGNGPEVSFGAIGSFNTPGDTTSLMAGYGQLEERFILNAHQNIWHRYLQVDALVNQFKRNSVFGTSQVGQLYDLSSDFRLKLPFMDDRGMRIRSAAGWASDNNDLFSEERREQLAEERGAGGLGKEHSGYRIEFETDFYTKPIWRYGNEKYNFSVRGRSQAALRFYDTGDSLQVARFGPAFETRFDNLKFELAYLFAAIGGSSPFLFDQFVDGFQAVILDGDYEVNKWFSIGTLLTYSLDKERFTNNQIRTEFGAEDFKMRVSYDTIRNQIGLGFNVIFGDTIDFDKLRVKI